The Suncus etruscus isolate mSunEtr1 chromosome 14, mSunEtr1.pri.cur, whole genome shotgun sequence genome contains a region encoding:
- the MARVELD3 gene encoding MARVEL domain-containing protein 3 produces the protein MEGASGPRESRARPRERDPGRPPRADRERRPERPRDGTGQRREERSGAARRDPERERDRARGRDSRHDRAAIGEQRRPGGRSRPSRTRDAPPRPPWDAPPHPHAAPWGSPEPPPVWKEGLGRWGPESEFASDSYLPPYPGPRHEEVDYYQSEAQGLLDCHKCRYLCTGRGVVQIVEVILNGMVLMCIVASYFVLAGFSASFASGGGFGNNYYSPFEGTELEQVRQLDQQYTVLRAPLIYGGVAVALGLGVLTMGVLLKGARSLDRLPRRWLLLEAAFGVLAAVGYCVAIGFYLHGALQINSTDTCKARERLYARKGLTWMNCQLAGTDGAAATFACMLVVMYGASAVLALRSAREQKRLYKDSRSLHMSPRPAPEYMWSGTL, from the exons ATGGAAGGCGCGTCAGGACCCCGCGAGTCCCGGGCCCGGCCGAGGGAGCGAGACCCGGGCCGGCCTCCCCGCGCGGACCGAGAGCGCCGCCCCGAGCGGCCGCGGGACGGAACGGGGCAGCGGCGCGAGGAGCGGAGCGGGGCCGCCCGCCGGGACCCGGAGCGCGAACGGGACCGAGCGCGGGGCCGAGATTCCCGCCACGACCGGGCCGCGATCGGGGAGCAGCGAAGACCCGGGGGCAGATCGCGGCCCAGTCGGACCCGGGACGCGCCCCCGAGACCCCCCTGGGACGCGCCCCCGCACCCCCACGCCGCGCCCTGGGGATCCCCGGAGCCGCCTCCTGTCTGGAAGGAGGGTTTAGGGCGCTGGGGGCCGGAAAG TGAGTTCGCTTCAGACAGCTACCTGCCCCCTTATCCTGGGCCCAGACATGAGGAAGTGGACTATTACCAGTCGGAGGCCCAGGGCCTCCTGGATTGCCATAAATGCCGATACCTGTGCACTGGGAGAG GTGTGGTACAGATAGTGGAGGTGATCTTGAATGGGATGGTGCTCATGTGTATCGTGGCCTCCTACTTTGTGCTGGCCGGATTCAGCGCCAGCTTCGCCAGCGGTGGCGGCTTTGGGAACAACTATTACTCTCCCTTTGAGGGCACCGAGCTGGAACAGGTCCGCCAGCTGGACCAGCAGTACACAGTCCTACGCGCACCCCTCATCTATGGCGGCGTGGCAGTGGCCCTGGGCCTGGGCGTCCTCACCATGGGCGTACTGCTCAAAGGAGCCAGGAGTCTGGACAGACTGCCACGGCGGTGGCTGCTCCTGGAGGCAGCCTTTGGGGTGCTGGCAGCCGTGGGCTACTGTGTGGCCATCGGCTTTTACCTGCACGGAGCCCTGCAGATCAACTCCACGGACACGTGCAAGGCCCGGGAGAGGCTCTACGCCCGCAAAGGCCTCACCTGGATGAACTGCCAGCTGGCGGGTACGGACGGAGCGGCAGCCACCTTCGCCTGCATGCTGGTGGTGATGTACGGAGCCAGCGCCGTGCTGGCCCTCCGGAGTGCGCGGGAGCAGAAGCGTCTCTACAAGGACAGCCGGTCACTGCACATGAGTCCCAGACCCGCCCCGGAGTACATGTGGTCTGGGACACTGTGA